GTTGATTTAGGAGCAGTTGCTAAAGGATTTGCTATCGATTTAGCGGCAAATGAGTTGAAAGATTTTAAAGGATTTATCGTCAATGCTGGTGGGGATCTATTCGCTGGTGGAGTAGATCCAAATGGGCTTCCTTGGAAGATTGGTATTCAGCATCCTGAGAAAAAGGATCAACTTATTGAAGAAATTGAAATCATAAATGAAGCCATTTGTACGTCCGGAAGTTACGAGCGCAGGAACGCAAAAGTTCCTGGAATGCACCATATCATCAATCCAAAAACGAAGCATTCACCCAATGATTGGGTCAGCAGCAGTGTTGTTGCTCCATTTGCGATGATGGCAGACGCTTTTTCAACGGCTGCGTTTTTACTTGGTAGTGAAAAAGGGAAAGAATTAATTGAAAACGCTGGTCTTAAGGGAATTTTCATTACATCCGAGTTACAAATTGTTAGAGTAGGAGGAATATAAATGACAACAAAGAAATGGCTTAAAACACCAAAAGGCTATGTGACACTTGCGATGCTCTCATTTCTCCTTATTGCCTCAATTGGGTCCAAAGATATAAATGGTATCCTAAATGCCTCTGTTGCCGTTCTTGTTTCAATCATCGTGGATATTATTTTTAATGTCATAAAAAAAAGAACATGGAGTATGCCGGATGGTGCAATTATTACAGGGTTAATCATTTCGCTTATCCTTGGTACAACATCTTCATTCGGCATCGTAGCAGTTACTTCCGTTATTGCGATACTGTCCAAGCATCTTTTAGTCTATAGGAAGAAACCAATCTTTAATCCAGCAGCCTTTGGACTCCTTTTATCCGTTCCATTCTTTCATACGGAACAAAGCTGGTGGGGAGCATTCGGCGACCTTCCAACATGGACCATTTTGTTTCTATTAGTTGGCGGGTACAAAATTACCACTCGAATAAATAAATATCCTCAGGTTTTTTCGTTTTTGGGAACTTCTTTTCTACTATTGTTCTTAATGGGGCATTTCAATATAGGAGATGCAGTGGACGCACTGAGGGCGCCATTTATCAATGCTACTATCTTCTTTGGATTTTTTATGCTCACTGATCTGCCAACTTCACCGGCTAAGGATAAAGATCAAGTCGTTTTTGGTATTCTTACCGCGGCAACGGGCACAATCATTTACGGGCTTTTCGGGGGATTGATGTACATGTTTATCGGGCTGTGTATCGGAAATCTTTATTACTTCCTTAAAAAGCGCTCAACTTCAAAGGTATCACTGAATCGATCAGATTTAGGAAATACGAGGGTCGGAAGGTATCAATCCTGATCGATCAAATTTTAAAAAATCAAAGGAATGGTTGGTTAGTAATACCTTTTCTTTCTGGATAAATATATATATATATGAAGCAGGCATTAATGTTATTCTAAAGAAAAGCAATGGAAATACCGGTGCAGGGAAAGTACTTGGTAGCGTGAGTATTCGCAAAACATTCAAAATAAAAGCAAGAGAACCGTCCCTGTGATTCTAATTGTAAAGGACAGATCAGGATGAAATTTGTATTAGCGCCCGATTCATTTAAGGAGAGTATGACGGCCAAAAATGCTGCCCTTGCTATGGAAAAAGGAATATTGTCCATTTTTCCTGACGCTGAATGTGTGATTGTTCCGATGGCGGACGGCGGCGAAGGTACGGTAGAATCTTTAGTTAGTATGACGAATGGGGAAATCATCAAAACCGAAGTACTTGGACCATTAGGTGAGAAAGTTATCGCGGAATATGGTCTGTTGGGTGAAGGGCAAACCGCTGTTATTGAGATGGCAAGTGCAAGTGGCTTAGAATTAATAAAACCAGAGCACCGCGATCCGTTAGTGACAACAACCTATGGTACTGGTGAACTAATCAAACATGCACTTAACAAGGGTGTCAGTCGAATTTTAATTGGAATTGGTGGTAGTGCTACAAATGATGGGGGAGCAGGAATGCTCCAGGCACTTGGTGTCTCTTTTAAAGATAAGAACGGAGAAGAACTTCCATTTGGGGGAGGCTCTTTAAACCGTTTGGATTCGATCGACTTAAGTGGATTGGATGAAAGAATAAAAATGGTGAAAATTGATGTTGCTTGTGATGTTACAAATCCGCTTATTGGGGAAAACGGTGCATCAGCGATATTTGGTCCTCAAAAAGGAGCAACTCCTGAATTGGTGGAATTTCTAGACCATAATTTAGCTCATTTTGCTGAGGTAATTAAGCAAGAACTAGGCAAAGAGATTGCCTATCTGGAAGGTGCTGGATCAGCAGGTGGTCTTGGTGCAGGGTTAATGGCCTTTCTAAATGCTCACCTAAAAAAAGGCGTTGAACTTGTTATTGAATATACCGGACTTGAGGAACGGGTCAAGGGTGCGGATTTTGTTTTTACAGGAGAGGGTAGCATTGATGGCCAAACATTATTTGGAAAGACACCATATGGGGTCGCTACCATCGCACAGAAGTATTCTATTCCAGTGATTGCTTTTGCAGGAAGAATCGGTAAAGGTATTGAGCCTCTATATGATCATGGATTTACTGCAATAATTGGAATCTTAAAAGGGGTTACCTCTTTAGAAGAAGCACTTGAATTGGGTGAAGCTAATTTAGCCTTTGCCGCAGAGAATATCTGCCGTGTTTTAAAAAAGTGAAATAAGTGAAGCTGTCGAGTTTTCGGCAGCTATTTTCATTTTAAATAGTGTCTACTTTCCCTCTAAGTTATCTTCAATAATGCATACTAATATCTGAATAAAAAAGAACCTCACTTCTTAAATTTATAGAGTGAGGTTCTTTGGCGTTAAACAATAACTTTTAGAGCTGCTTTTTTCTTTTTAAATTTTATTTTACGAATGAAGGGGATCTAGGAAAGCTTAACCTTTAATGGAACTCGAGGGTCACAGTTATTATTAGAGATTTGATTTGAACCGACTGTTTATCTTTTCAAAATCCTAGTTAGGTATAATAATGAAATGCTAACAATATTAAGTAATGAAAGGATGTATGGATAAAATGTATGGAGTAAAGGTATATAGCGATAATCAATACCATGTATATGAGTTGAACGACGCAAAATCAAATTCTTGGGTGAAGGTGGTTCCAGAAAGAGGAGGGATTATTATTGGCTTTGGGGTCGAGGGTGAAGAAGTTCTTTTTCTAAATAAAGAAACCCTGGATAATCCTGAAAAAAATATTAGAGGCGGGATCCCGATTCTTTTTCCAATTTCAGGTCAGCTTGAAAACGGAGAATATGAATGGAATGGCAAAGTCTACAAGATGAGGAACCATGGTTTTGCCAGAAATCTCCCCTGGGAGGTTACTGAAACAAGCCAAAATGAAAATGATGCTTCCATCACTATTAAGCTAAAAAGTAATAATGAAACAATGGAATTCCATCCATTTGAATTTGAAGTGACTTTTACTTACATATTAAGTGGTAATAAATTAACAATAAACCAGGAATACAGCAATCATTCGGAGGCTCCAATGCCGATTTACTCCGGCTTTCATCCTTATTTTAAAACAACATCCGAAAACCTGACATATCAGACGGATGCTAAAACATATCTGGATTATAATAATATGCAAACAGAAAAGATAGAAGGAAGCATTGATTTAACTGGAAAGAAAGAATCACTGGTTTTGCTTGATGCAGTCAAAAAGGAAATTAGCTTTACTTTGCCAGAAATGAAGAAAGAAATTGTCCTGACTTATAGTGATGTATTTAAATATATTGTCTTATGGACGGAAAAAGATCAGGATTTCATTTGTGTTGAGCCGTGGATGGCTTTGACAAATGAGCTGAATAAAAAAGGAGAACTTGTCCTAATTCAACCAGGAGAAACATTGTCGTCATCCTTCAGCATTAGCGTTAAATGATGGAGGCTAAGTCTAGAAAAAAGGTTCAAAATGGGTGCATGTTTTAAAGTTCAAAGGGTTAAAGTAACAAAAAAGGAGGGGTAAATAATGGAGAATACCCATGAATTTGTTGAAAATCTACATGAAAAACAAAAAAAAGATGAGCAAAATAAAAAGCGCCAAAGTAAAGAAAATCAAAGCCGTAAGCTACCTAATAAGCAACACAATCAGGGGTTCTAATTAAAAAATTAGCATCAGTGTGTGTAATAATGCACTGGTGTTTTTTAGTTTATTTGAGTGGAATTTTCCGCAGATTTGGTGAAGTTGGCGGGTAAATCATGTTTTTTCGCGGGTAAACTTGAGAAACGAGCGGGTAAGGAGTCAATTCCGCGGGTAAACTGCATTAGTGCGCGGGTAAAAGTGAATCAACTGTAAAAGAATACTGAAAGTTTGCCTTTGAGAGAGGATATTCATCTATATATTAGTCAAGTCCATTTAATTGTGTAAAAGTGTAAACAATGATTTTCAACTTATAAAAAAGAATTCGTAAAGTGAGCTACATTTATTTAAAATTTACATTGAGGGGCGGGCATGATAGCCTGGAGGGCAAGCCAGGTGTTGTTAGACGCCTGGCTTCCTGGCTTTCCATCATGCCCGCTGGAGGCTCAATGTCAATTTGAAATTAGGCCTTTCCACTCATTTTGGATAGAGTGTTATTATTACTTTTCTTTTGTTTTCTTAAGATAAGGAACATTATTTTTATTCCAATCTTCTTCAATATCTATTAATACTGAACCAATAATCCTGATAGCCGACTGATCATTCGTAAAGATCCGAATAACTTTTTCTCTTCTGCGAACCTCTTGGTTTAAGCGTTCAAGCATGTTCGTTGTGCGTAAGTGTTTATGATACTGGACCGGGTGGGAATGAAATTGGATAGCGTCTTCAAACCCATTTTCTAAAGTTTCAATCGCTTTTGAAAAGCCTTTCGTATCTTGATACTTCTCTACAAAACGATTTTTCAATTCCCTTACAACATCTATATCTGAGTTTTGAAAAAGGTCCTTCAGTTCTTGACGAGCTTCGGCAGTACCTTTCTTTGGCAGGGTATCCATGATGTTTCTTAAAAAATGAACACTACACCTCTGCCAAGAAGTACCTAAGAATGATTCTTTAATGGATGTGACTAAGCCGCCATGAGCATCAGAAATCACCAACTTAGGGGATTGAAGTCCTCTGGACTTTAGATACTCAAAGAAGGATGTCCAGCTATCAGTGGATTCAGTGTGATTGACTTTTAGGCCAATAATCTCTCTGTGTCCACTTTCACTTACCCCAATGGCAATATGAACACTTTTAGAAACTACTTTATTGTTCTCACGAACTTTAATGTACATGGCATCTACGTAAATATACGGGTAGTAATGCACGTTAAGTGGACGGTTTCTCCAGTCGTTAATTATTGGGTCTACTGTTTTGATGAGATTGGAAACAAGTGATTTAGATACACTTGTCCCACATAATTCTTCTACAATTTTAGTCACTTTACGTGTAGAAACACCATTCACAACCATTTCAATCATGGAAAGGATAAGTGCTTGGTCGCAGCGTTTGTATTTTTCAAAGATAGTTGTAGAGAATTCACCGTCCCTAGTACGAGGAACCTTTAACTTTAGAGATCCAACGCCAGTAATGAGCTCACGCTCATAAAAACCATTTCTGTAGCCTCTGCGTTCTTCTGTTCTTTCATGGGAAAGAGCATTAATATATTCGTCTCTTTCTTTCTCCATTAAGGAATTCAAAATAAGAGATAATGAAGCTTTCACAGGTGATTCTAGAGAGCTGCTTTCAATTTTCCCTTTGAGATCTTCTAAATTTATAGTAATATTGATTTGGGTCATCATCATGTCCTCCGTTTATGGTTTTCTTGGTCGAAAACATTGTAACACGGGCCATGATGATGACCTATTCTTTTTACACAATTATATGGGCTTAATCTATATATTAGAAAAAACAAGATGATCTATTACCTTGCTAATCACAAAACTGACATTAAGCAAAGGTTTTGATGAAGTTGGCGGGTAAATTATGTTTTTTCGCGGGTAAACTAGAAAAACGTGCGGGTAAGGAGTCAATTCCCGCGGGTAAACTGCATTAGTGCGCGGGTAAAAGTGAATGAACTGTAAAAGAATGCTGAAAATTTGCCTT
The Neobacillus sp. PS3-40 genome window above contains:
- a CDS encoding FAD:protein FMN transferase — its product is MRKTKLFMDTVVDIQVVIRETESIEEAESKMDRAFEAFRKVEQACSRFSPESELMNACRIAEDSVWISPFLYEPLKFALEIAKLTDGEFDPTIGKTMEEQGYNRHYLTGKFNENLAADSVTYRDIILDEQSHTLNLNKPLVVDLGAVAKGFAIDLAANELKDFKGFIVNAGGDLFAGGVDPNGLPWKIGIQHPEKKDQLIEEIEIINEAICTSGSYERRNAKVPGMHHIINPKTKHSPNDWVSSSVVAPFAMMADAFSTAAFLLGSEKGKELIENAGLKGIFITSELQIVRVGGI
- a CDS encoding RnfABCDGE type electron transport complex subunit D, which gives rise to MTTKKWLKTPKGYVTLAMLSFLLIASIGSKDINGILNASVAVLVSIIVDIIFNVIKKRTWSMPDGAIITGLIISLILGTTSSFGIVAVTSVIAILSKHLLVYRKKPIFNPAAFGLLLSVPFFHTEQSWWGAFGDLPTWTILFLLVGGYKITTRINKYPQVFSFLGTSFLLLFLMGHFNIGDAVDALRAPFINATIFFGFFMLTDLPTSPAKDKDQVVFGILTAATGTIIYGLFGGLMYMFIGLCIGNLYYFLKKRSTSKVSLNRSDLGNTRVGRYQS
- a CDS encoding glycerate kinase; the encoded protein is MKFVLAPDSFKESMTAKNAALAMEKGILSIFPDAECVIVPMADGGEGTVESLVSMTNGEIIKTEVLGPLGEKVIAEYGLLGEGQTAVIEMASASGLELIKPEHRDPLVTTTYGTGELIKHALNKGVSRILIGIGGSATNDGGAGMLQALGVSFKDKNGEELPFGGGSLNRLDSIDLSGLDERIKMVKIDVACDVTNPLIGENGASAIFGPQKGATPELVEFLDHNLAHFAEVIKQELGKEIAYLEGAGSAGGLGAGLMAFLNAHLKKGVELVIEYTGLEERVKGADFVFTGEGSIDGQTLFGKTPYGVATIAQKYSIPVIAFAGRIGKGIEPLYDHGFTAIIGILKGVTSLEEALELGEANLAFAAENICRVLKK
- a CDS encoding aldose epimerase, whose product is MYGVKVYSDNQYHVYELNDAKSNSWVKVVPERGGIIIGFGVEGEEVLFLNKETLDNPEKNIRGGIPILFPISGQLENGEYEWNGKVYKMRNHGFARNLPWEVTETSQNENDASITIKLKSNNETMEFHPFEFEVTFTYILSGNKLTINQEYSNHSEAPMPIYSGFHPYFKTTSENLTYQTDAKTYLDYNNMQTEKIEGSIDLTGKKESLVLLDAVKKEISFTLPEMKKEIVLTYSDVFKYIVLWTEKDQDFICVEPWMALTNELNKKGELVLIQPGETLSSSFSISVK
- a CDS encoding DUF4023 domain-containing protein — protein: MENTHEFVENLHEKQKKDEQNKKRQSKENQSRKLPNKQHNQGF
- a CDS encoding IS256 family transposase, which encodes MTQINITINLEDLKGKIESSSLESPVKASLSLILNSLMEKERDEYINALSHERTEERRGYRNGFYERELITGVGSLKLKVPRTRDGEFSTTIFEKYKRCDQALILSMIEMVVNGVSTRKVTKIVEELCGTSVSKSLVSNLIKTVDPIINDWRNRPLNVHYYPYIYVDAMYIKVRENNKVVSKSVHIAIGVSESGHREIIGLKVNHTESTDSWTSFFEYLKSRGLQSPKLVISDAHGGLVTSIKESFLGTSWQRCSVHFLRNIMDTLPKKGTAEARQELKDLFQNSDIDVVRELKNRFVEKYQDTKGFSKAIETLENGFEDAIQFHSHPVQYHKHLRTTNMLERLNQEVRRREKVIRIFTNDQSAIRIIGSVLIDIEEDWNKNNVPYLKKTKEK